A region of Pseudomonas sp. Marseille-Q3773 DNA encodes the following proteins:
- a CDS encoding fatty acid CoA ligase family protein, whose translation MPQPSYSQGNQTKALLSQCIGDAFDSTVARYPDREALVVRHQALRYTWQQLADAVDQHARALMALGVQPGDRLGIWAPNCAEWCITQFASAKVGAILVNINPAYRSSELDYALGQSGCRWVICADAFKTSDYHAMLLGLIPGLAAGQPGALVCERFPELRGVVSLAVAPPPGFLAWHDLQARADSVSREALAGRQAQLHCNDPINIQYTSGTTGFPKGATLSHSNILNNGYMVGESLGLTEHDRLVVPVPLYHCFGMVMANLGCMTHGSTLIYPSDAFDPLATLRTVAEERATALYGVPTMFIAELDHPQRGEFDLSSLRTGIMAGATCPIEVMRRVISEMHMAEVQIAYGMTETSPVSLQTGASDDLERRVTSVGRTQPRLESKVVDGAGNTVPRGEVGELCTRGYSVMLGYWNNPQATAESIDQDGWMHTGDLALMDEQGYVRIVGRSKDMIIRGGENIYPRELEEFFFTHPAVADVQVIGVPCSKYGEEIVAWVRLHPGHMASEEQLRDWAKARIAHFKVPRYFRFVDEFPMTVTGKVQKFRMREISIEELTAN comes from the coding sequence ATGCCCCAACCAAGCTACTCACAGGGCAACCAGACCAAGGCCCTGCTCAGCCAATGCATCGGCGACGCCTTCGACAGCACCGTTGCCCGCTACCCCGATCGCGAAGCCTTGGTGGTCCGCCACCAGGCTCTGCGCTACACCTGGCAGCAACTGGCCGATGCCGTCGACCAGCATGCCCGGGCACTGATGGCCCTGGGCGTGCAGCCCGGCGACCGTCTGGGTATCTGGGCACCCAACTGCGCCGAGTGGTGCATCACCCAGTTCGCCAGTGCCAAGGTCGGCGCGATACTGGTCAATATCAACCCGGCCTACCGTTCCAGTGAACTGGACTATGCCCTCGGCCAGTCCGGTTGCCGCTGGGTGATCTGCGCCGATGCGTTCAAGACTTCCGACTACCACGCCATGCTGCTCGGCCTGATCCCCGGCCTGGCGGCCGGCCAGCCCGGCGCGCTGGTCTGCGAGCGCTTCCCGGAGCTGCGCGGGGTCGTCAGCCTGGCCGTCGCGCCACCGCCCGGCTTCCTGGCTTGGCACGACCTGCAGGCCCGCGCCGATTCGGTCAGCCGTGAAGCCTTGGCCGGGCGTCAGGCACAACTGCACTGCAATGATCCGATCAACATCCAGTACACCTCGGGCACCACCGGGTTCCCCAAAGGTGCCACGCTCAGCCACAGCAATATCCTCAACAACGGTTACATGGTCGGCGAAAGCCTGGGCCTGACCGAGCATGACCGGCTGGTGGTGCCGGTACCGTTGTACCACTGCTTCGGCATGGTCATGGCCAACCTCGGCTGCATGACCCACGGCAGTACCCTGATCTATCCCAGTGACGCATTCGACCCCCTGGCCACGCTACGCACGGTGGCGGAAGAACGGGCCACCGCGCTGTATGGCGTGCCGACCATGTTCATCGCCGAACTGGACCACCCGCAGCGCGGCGAATTCGACCTGTCCAGCCTGCGTACCGGGATCATGGCCGGCGCCACCTGTCCGATCGAGGTGATGCGCCGGGTGATCAGCGAGATGCACATGGCCGAGGTGCAGATTGCCTATGGCATGACCGAGACCAGCCCGGTGTCGCTGCAGACTGGTGCCAGCGACGACCTGGAGCGTCGCGTGACCAGCGTCGGGCGCACCCAGCCGCGGCTGGAGAGCAAAGTGGTCGATGGCGCCGGCAACACCGTGCCGCGCGGCGAGGTCGGTGAACTGTGCACGCGCGGTTACAGTGTGATGCTTGGCTACTGGAACAACCCCCAGGCCACCGCCGAAAGCATTGACCAGGACGGCTGGATGCACACCGGCGACCTGGCACTGATGGACGAGCAGGGCTACGTGCGCATCGTCGGGCGCAGCAAGGACATGATCATTCGCGGCGGAGAGAACATCTACCCGCGTGAACTGGAGGAGTTCTTTTTCACCCACCCGGCGGTGGCCGATGTGCAGGTAATCGGTGTGCCGTGCAGCAAGTACGGCGAGGAGATCGTCGCCTGGGTGCGGCTGCACCCGGGGCACATGGCCAGCGAGGAACAACTGCGCGACTGGGCGAAGGCGCGGATCGCCCATTTCAAGGTGCCCAGGTACTTCCGCTTCGTCGACGAGTTCCCGATGACGGTGACCGGCAAGGTGCAGAAGTTCAGG